The following proteins come from a genomic window of Bacillus alveayuensis:
- a CDS encoding PAS domain S-box-containing protein (product_source=TIGR00229; cath_funfam=1.10.10.60,1.10.8.60,3.30.450.20,3.40.50.300; cog=COG3829; pfam=PF00158,PF13426; smart=SM00091,SM00382; superfamily=46689,52540,55785; tigrfam=TIGR00229) → MTETLKSMIDHSPIGMVLFNDKGEVLCYNRSALTLLSMDEPLLKIEQFSDRIKNAFHEVLKQDQLAFRTGAIRFHFKHFYENDRKQTLLSISHDPEFMELEKIIHGSFDEILVTDQTGTITKISSRCKELYGVDAEELIGKNTIELEEKGIFKPSLTPKVLEKKEKVSCIQVTCTGKKLYVIGNPIFDDEGNLYRIVFNSREVSEIEALENRLHETEALLDQYKRELKHLKQIVLDKKEIVYKSNSMKQVYELAKKVAQVDSTVLIVGETGVGKGMMARYIHEQSSRKQHKIIEVNCGAIPDNLIESELFGYEGGAFTGAQKQGKKGVIELAEGGTLFLDEIGELPLHVQVKLLQFLQDKTFRRVGGGDLVQVDTRIIAATNQDLTKLVKEKKFREDFYYRLNVIPISIPPLRHRKEDIPVLADYLLERLNAKYDLNKKIDGEVYQTLLQYSWPGNVRELENLMERLFVTSEGKSITVSDLPEHLIEPKHSSTGLLVKNIYPLKQAVEEVEKQLISMAYETYKNTYKCAEVLEVNQSTIVRKMKKYSFLAGGKNHGNH, encoded by the coding sequence ATGACGGAAACACTCAAGTCAATGATTGATCATTCACCGATTGGAATGGTGTTATTTAATGATAAAGGAGAAGTGCTTTGCTATAACCGCTCAGCACTGACACTTCTTAGCATGGACGAACCTCTTTTGAAAATTGAACAATTTTCTGATCGCATCAAAAACGCTTTTCATGAGGTATTAAAACAAGATCAGCTGGCATTTCGAACAGGTGCGATCCGGTTTCATTTTAAACACTTTTACGAAAATGATCGCAAGCAAACCTTGCTTTCAATTAGTCATGATCCAGAATTTATGGAGCTTGAAAAAATTATTCACGGATCGTTTGATGAAATTTTAGTCACCGATCAAACAGGGACTATTACAAAAATTAGTTCAAGATGTAAAGAGCTATACGGGGTAGATGCGGAAGAATTAATCGGAAAAAATACGATAGAGCTTGAGGAAAAAGGTATTTTTAAACCATCACTTACTCCTAAAGTGTTAGAGAAAAAAGAGAAAGTATCGTGTATTCAAGTAACATGCACGGGGAAAAAGCTTTATGTTATCGGAAATCCGATTTTTGACGACGAAGGAAATCTATACCGCATCGTTTTCAATTCACGGGAAGTTTCTGAAATAGAAGCGTTAGAAAATCGCCTTCATGAAACGGAAGCTTTGCTCGATCAATATAAACGGGAGCTAAAGCATTTAAAACAGATTGTTTTAGACAAAAAAGAAATTGTTTATAAATCTAATTCGATGAAGCAAGTATATGAATTGGCTAAAAAAGTCGCCCAAGTGGATTCGACCGTTCTCATTGTTGGAGAGACTGGCGTCGGAAAAGGAATGATGGCGAGATACATTCATGAACAAAGCAGCCGTAAACAACATAAAATCATTGAAGTTAATTGCGGGGCAATACCTGATAATTTAATAGAATCAGAGCTTTTCGGCTATGAAGGCGGCGCTTTTACTGGTGCGCAAAAGCAAGGGAAAAAAGGAGTTATAGAGCTAGCAGAGGGCGGCACTCTTTTCCTCGATGAAATTGGTGAGCTCCCATTGCATGTACAAGTAAAACTGCTTCAATTTTTACAGGATAAAACATTTAGACGTGTTGGTGGGGGCGATTTAGTCCAAGTTGATACGAGAATTATCGCCGCAACAAACCAAGACTTAACAAAGCTTGTGAAAGAAAAGAAATTTCGTGAAGATTTTTATTACCGTTTAAATGTCATTCCAATTTCAATCCCGCCCCTTCGCCATCGGAAGGAAGATATTCCTGTCTTAGCTGATTATTTATTAGAACGGCTAAATGCTAAATACGATTTAAATAAAAAAATAGATGGAGAAGTCTACCAAACATTGCTTCAATATAGCTGGCCAGGTAATGTACGGGAATTAGAAAACTTAATGGAACGTTTATTTGTTACAAGTGAAGGAAAATCCATAACGGTTTCGGATCTTCCTGAACATCTTATAGAACCTAAACATTCAAGTACCGGTTTGCTTGTTAAAAACATATATCCATTAAAGCAAGCGGTCGAAGAGGTTGAAAAACAGTTAATTTCAATGGCTTATGAAACGTATAAAAACACTTATAAATGTGCGGAAGTGTTAGAAGTCAATCAATCAACAATTGTTCGAAAAATGAAAAAATATTCATTTTTAGCAGGGGGAAAGAATCATGGCAATCATTAA
- a CDS encoding heme-based aerotactic transducer (product_source=KO:K06595; cath_funfam=1.10.287.950; cog=COG0840; ko=KO:K06595; pfam=PF00015,PF11563; superfamily=58104) has product MSFLWLTKKEEKSWSKKVEQMDVRMTVDDPELLSKMKMIHFTEQDLQRAKCIQPLIEENIEKLVDDFYQTILEIRELKDIIEKHSSVDRLRRTLKIHLIELFNGQIDNRFVEKRLIVAKTHYRIGLKPAWYMCSFQNLQNSLIQIISNEMTIREEASLFIMAITKLLCLEKQLVLEAYESENLRITEEQYEKAKNGIEKKVLATSQDLVALSEQTHSSVEILIKNSDTVNQMVHESNENSKATQSFTEEGQNKINELVQNIKVIANSIENMNRSVQKLTDASSQITAVVKLVNDIADQTNLLALNSAIEAARAGEHGKGFAVVSGEVRKLSEKTKSSVGKIQELVQTSNEYIQHVLETLKKVNESVHIGNESSHLANEAFLKISRSIDESVKKNHLVKDQMDELVATIKEIGKAMSGVTESAEHLMKIVKGKV; this is encoded by the coding sequence ATGTCTTTCCTTTGGCTAACTAAAAAAGAAGAAAAATCATGGTCGAAAAAAGTAGAGCAAATGGATGTCCGAATGACTGTTGATGATCCGGAACTTTTATCGAAAATGAAAATGATTCATTTTACTGAGCAAGATTTACAAAGAGCTAAATGTATTCAACCCCTAATAGAGGAAAATATTGAAAAACTAGTAGATGATTTTTATCAAACGATTTTAGAAATAAGAGAGCTCAAAGACATTATTGAAAAGCATAGCAGTGTGGATCGGTTAAGGAGAACATTAAAGATTCATTTAATTGAGCTATTTAATGGACAAATCGACAACCGTTTTGTCGAGAAAAGACTAATCGTTGCAAAGACCCATTATCGTATAGGCTTAAAACCAGCTTGGTACATGTGCTCTTTTCAAAACCTGCAAAATTCCCTCATTCAAATTATCTCAAATGAAATGACAATAAGAGAAGAAGCGTCATTATTTATTATGGCTATCACAAAGCTATTATGTTTAGAAAAACAACTTGTTCTCGAAGCGTATGAAAGTGAAAATTTAAGGATAACAGAAGAGCAGTATGAGAAAGCCAAAAACGGCATAGAGAAAAAAGTTTTAGCAACTAGTCAAGATTTAGTGGCTCTTTCTGAACAGACGCATTCATCTGTAGAAATATTAATTAAGAATAGTGATACAGTGAATCAGATGGTGCATGAGAGCAATGAAAATTCCAAGGCTACTCAATCTTTTACAGAAGAGGGGCAAAATAAAATTAACGAGCTTGTTCAAAATATAAAAGTGATCGCAAACAGTATTGAGAACATGAATCGTTCGGTACAAAAGCTGACGGATGCTTCATCTCAAATAACTGCAGTAGTGAAATTAGTTAATGATATTGCTGATCAAACGAATTTATTAGCTTTAAATTCAGCGATTGAAGCAGCAAGAGCTGGTGAGCATGGCAAAGGTTTTGCGGTTGTTTCTGGTGAAGTTCGGAAGCTATCCGAAAAAACAAAAAGCTCCGTTGGAAAAATCCAAGAATTAGTACAAACATCGAATGAATATATTCAACATGTATTAGAAACATTGAAAAAAGTAAATGAGTCAGTCCACATCGGAAATGAATCTTCTCATCTAGCTAATGAAGCATTTCTTAAAATCTCTCGTTCCATTGATGAAAGTGTGAAGAAGAATCATCTTGTTAAAGATCAAATGGATGAGCTCGTCGCAACGATTAAGGAAATAGGGAAAGCTATGTCTGGTGTGACAGAATCAGCCGAACATCTCATGAAAATCGTAAAAGGTAAGGTATAA
- a CDS encoding methyl-accepting chemotaxis protein (product_source=KO:K03406; cath_funfam=1.10.287.950; cog=COG0840; ko=KO:K03406; pfam=PF00015,PF00672; smart=SM00283,SM00304; superfamily=58104; transmembrane_helix_parts=Outside_1_14,TMhelix_15_37,Inside_38_185,TMhelix_186_208,Outside_209_567), whose translation MMRFFRNISIGWKYSIALFVTMGLFILSAIVLGVQFYKISENIGEIDRRGERALFINDMASLYRAADIRIADYIYTKDEQYILEFKDRIRKYEDIKKVVEPRLDTNEQKDLLEKIEKNRKEIDQLFLNEIVPAVEKGRNSEVSQARQQIRELRSETVELLSQLSDTVKKEHNLAINHAFNSIKKSLSTIVISIIVSIGLSVAIMYFITRMIKRHLNTVVNIANQIADGNLQFQEVAYDGKDEIGQLIDSINKMKANIQGIITQVGIAANNVGNQGKSLAQHASEVQQGGQQIASTMQELASGAEEQANSSTNLSEQMNEFVSIVKNVSESQDEVKNYSDSMLSLTEEGNQAMVESIDKMESIHGKIQASLEMVKGLDVQTRDIAKLISFIQEVSDQTNLLALNAAIEAARAGEHGKGFAVVADEVRKLAEQVATSVAEITSIIQGIQSESKKVVGSLEDGYQIVMEGTSTISKTGEVFNKLKETINDVSNKITDMSKSIHDVLNDTKQMSESIESVASVSEESAAGIEEVSATIEQSNASMEEVAKSAKYLNDEASNLNKLIQRFKV comes from the coding sequence ATGATGCGATTTTTTCGAAATATAAGTATTGGCTGGAAATATTCAATCGCTTTATTCGTAACTATGGGGTTATTTATTTTATCAGCGATCGTGTTAGGTGTCCAGTTTTATAAAATAAGTGAAAATATTGGGGAAATTGATCGTCGTGGAGAGAGAGCTCTTTTTATAAACGATATGGCTTCTTTATATCGAGCGGCAGATATTCGTATTGCTGACTATATATATACAAAGGATGAACAATATATTTTAGAATTTAAAGATCGTATTCGTAAATATGAAGATATCAAAAAAGTAGTAGAACCAAGACTAGATACGAATGAACAGAAAGATTTATTAGAAAAAATAGAAAAAAATAGAAAAGAAATTGATCAGTTATTTTTAAATGAAATTGTTCCAGCTGTGGAAAAAGGGAGAAATTCTGAAGTCAGTCAAGCTAGGCAGCAAATTAGGGAACTGCGTAGTGAAACAGTTGAACTACTTAGTCAATTGTCAGACACGGTGAAGAAAGAACATAATTTAGCAATCAATCATGCTTTTAATTCTATTAAAAAAAGTCTCTCCACCATAGTCATTTCTATTATAGTATCAATTGGTTTAAGTGTGGCGATTATGTACTTTATCACACGAATGATCAAACGTCATTTAAACACAGTCGTTAACATAGCGAATCAAATTGCTGATGGAAATCTTCAATTTCAGGAAGTCGCATATGATGGTAAGGATGAAATTGGCCAATTAATCGATTCGATCAATAAAATGAAAGCAAACATACAAGGAATCATTACTCAAGTTGGAATTGCAGCAAACAATGTAGGAAATCAGGGTAAAAGTTTAGCACAACATGCTTCAGAAGTCCAACAAGGTGGTCAGCAAATTGCTTCGACAATGCAAGAATTAGCTAGTGGTGCAGAAGAACAAGCGAATTCGTCAACGAATCTTTCAGAACAAATGAATGAATTCGTATCCATCGTAAAAAACGTATCAGAAAGCCAAGATGAAGTGAAGAATTATTCTGACTCCATGCTGTCTCTCACAGAAGAAGGTAATCAAGCGATGGTAGAATCCATAGATAAAATGGAATCTATTCATGGGAAAATACAAGCATCACTTGAAATGGTTAAAGGATTAGATGTTCAAACGAGAGATATTGCAAAATTAATTAGTTTCATCCAAGAAGTTTCTGATCAAACGAATCTATTAGCTCTAAATGCGGCGATTGAAGCGGCAAGAGCAGGTGAACATGGAAAAGGTTTTGCAGTTGTCGCAGATGAAGTTCGTAAGCTTGCGGAGCAAGTAGCTACATCTGTTGCCGAAATTACGTCTATTATTCAAGGTATTCAAAGTGAATCTAAGAAAGTAGTTGGTTCATTAGAAGATGGTTATCAAATTGTAATGGAAGGAACATCCACTATTTCTAAAACGGGGGAAGTATTTAACAAGTTAAAAGAAACGATTAATGATGTATCGAATAAAATTACCGATATGTCCAAATCAATTCATGACGTTCTTAATGATACAAAGCAAATGAGTGAATCTATTGAAAGCGTCGCATCAGTATCTGAAGAATCTGCAGCTGGTATAGAGGAAGTTTCCGCCACAATCGAACAATCAAACGCATCGATGGAAGAAGTGGCAAAAAGCGCAAAATACTTAAATGATGAAGCATCGAATCTCAATAAGTTAATTCAAAGATTTAAGGTATAA
- a CDS encoding hypothetical protein (product_source=Hypo-rule applied; cath_funfam=1.20.1180.10; smart=SM00996; superfamily=52283) — protein sequence MNNEELETQLMLLKNAVVSLHEHLAPEFKTRDLVLLKYGFTEKEISELDRYFMEIFMNKLKPTKKEFRKKLAEIKGVPELTAEVVKDVLEGYKADGLHTNTINKILK from the coding sequence TTGAACAATGAAGAATTGGAAACACAATTAATGTTATTAAAGAATGCTGTTGTATCCTTACATGAACATTTAGCTCCAGAATTTAAAACTAGAGATTTAGTTCTTTTGAAATATGGTTTTACAGAAAAAGAAATATCTGAACTTGATCGATATTTCATGGAGATATTCATGAATAAATTGAAGCCAACTAAAAAGGAATTTCGAAAAAAGCTTGCGGAGATCAAGGGTGTTCCAGAATTAACGGCTGAAGTAGTAAAAGATGTTTTAGAAGGGTATAAAGCTGATGGTTTGCATACAAATACAATTAATAAAATTTTAAAGTAA
- a CDS encoding hypothetical protein (product_source=Hypo-rule applied): MELRVGATFRSKLVEEQGAVRNQMIRWLDRYFPEFTQVFPSFGKMALAVLEYTLFPSDLAGKELEEVLALYRQSEGLQSPQRPKAR, encoded by the coding sequence GTGGAGCTGCGCGTTGGAGCGACATTTCGCTCCAAATTGGTGGAAGAACAGGGAGCAGTTCGAAATCAGATGATTCGCTGGCTCGATCGGTATTTTCCAGAGTTTACGCAAGTCTTTCCGTCGTTTGGGAAAATGGCGCTCGCGGTACTGGAATATACGCTATTTCCGAGTGATCTAGCAGGAAAAGAGCTGGAAGAGGTCCTCGCCCTTTACCGGCAAAGCGAGGGATTACAATCGCCGCAAAGGCCGAAAGCGAGGTAA
- a CDS encoding transposase (product_source=COG3547; cog=COG3547; pfam=PF01548; superfamily=53067), producing MNSISNKKINQVTDQTLVVGMDIAKKKHYACFVDERGRVLKKPFPVLQSKEGLEWLYQCIVEAMKEFGKTEVIVGIEPTGHYWLNLAYFLDEKGIPLVMTNPMHVKRSKELDDNLPTKHDAKDALVIAR from the coding sequence ATGAATTCTATCTCAAACAAGAAGATTAATCAAGTCACCGATCAAACACTGGTGGTTGGCATGGATATCGCAAAGAAAAAACATTATGCCTGCTTTGTGGATGAGCGAGGGAGGGTGTTAAAAAAGCCGTTTCCCGTTCTGCAATCGAAAGAAGGATTGGAATGGTTGTACCAGTGCATCGTGGAAGCGATGAAGGAATTCGGGAAAACCGAGGTGATCGTTGGCATCGAGCCAACGGGACATTATTGGCTGAATCTCGCCTATTTTCTTGATGAGAAAGGCATCCCTCTCGTCATGACAAACCCGATGCACGTGAAGCGATCCAAAGAGCTGGACGATAACCTTCCAACCAAGCATGATGCGAAAGACGCGCTCGTCATTGCCCGTTAG
- a CDS encoding hypothetical protein (product_source=Hypo-rule applied; superfamily=46565), with protein MSLCMLSVILPAVSHANSTSSEDIVQQQLETFERVEKEIESDPELVHPDKNSSSYNFKANNFQELAAASYPKRKGAFLLEVFSGT; from the coding sequence TTGTCCTTATGCATGTTATCGGTAATTTTGCCAGCTGTATCTCATGCAAATTCTACTTCTTCTGAGGACATAGTCCAACAACAGTTAGAAACTTTTGAAAGAGTGGAGAAAGAGATCGAATCTGACCCAGAACTAGTTCACCCTGATAAAAATTCATCATCTTATAATTTTAAAGCTAATAATTTTCAAGAGTTAGCAGCAGCATCATATCCAAAAAGAAAAGGAGCATTCCTGTTAGAAGTTTTTTCGGGGACTTGA
- a CDS encoding uroporphyrinogen-III synthase (product_source=COG1587; cath_funfam=3.40.50.10190; cog=COG1587; smart=SM00292; superfamily=69618), with product MGNLHGKRIAITGSRKSEEISTLIRKKGGEPVIRAIQETIKCSPSEL from the coding sequence ATGGGAAATTTACATGGGAAGCGGATCGCCATCACAGGCTCTAGAAAGAGCGAGGAAATTTCCACGTTAATTCGCAAAAAAGGAGGGGAGCCTGTTATTCGAGCCATTCAAGAAACAATAAAATGCTCTCCTTCGGAATTGTAG
- a CDS encoding uroporphyrinogen-III synthase (product_source=KO:K01719; cath_funfam=3.40.50.10090; cog=COG1587; ko=KO:K01719; pfam=PF02602; superfamily=69618): protein MFTTGIGTNALLEAAEKIGILDSFINVLKEAKIAARGYKTIAALKQISIQPDACDDDGTNDGLLRAIEGFSFKDKHVFLQLHGEPVPKLSEWFEKHGAILHEILPYRSIVPNPETVEQLLDEIIENKLNAVAFTAAPQVRVLFKFAEKKGATSDLIEAFQQNVVAAAVGKVTAGELKDYGVQRIVAPELERMGAMIVALDEYFQ, encoded by the coding sequence GTGTTTACGACAGGAATAGGGACGAACGCTCTGTTGGAAGCGGCAGAAAAGATCGGCATTTTGGATTCATTTATAAACGTTTTAAAAGAAGCAAAAATAGCTGCCCGCGGCTATAAAACGATAGCGGCTCTTAAACAAATCAGCATTCAGCCGGATGCTTGTGATGATGACGGAACAAATGACGGGCTGCTTCGGGCTATTGAAGGATTTTCTTTTAAAGACAAGCATGTTTTTTTACAATTGCATGGAGAACCGGTGCCAAAGCTTTCAGAATGGTTTGAAAAGCACGGAGCGATTTTGCATGAAATTTTGCCATACCGCTCCATTGTACCTAATCCTGAGACCGTCGAGCAGCTGTTGGATGAAATAATCGAGAATAAGCTGAATGCTGTTGCGTTTACAGCTGCCCCGCAAGTAAGAGTGCTTTTCAAATTTGCTGAAAAAAAAGGAGCAACATCCGACCTTATTGAAGCGTTTCAACAAAATGTTGTGGCAGCAGCCGTCGGCAAAGTAACTGCTGGAGAATTGAAGGATTATGGGGTGCAGCGCATCGTGGCTCCAGAGCTGGAACGGATGGGGGCGATGATTGTCGCTTTGGATGAGTATTTCCAATGA
- a CDS encoding phosphoglycolate/pyridoxal phosphate phosphatase family enzyme (product_source=TIGR01452; cath_funfam=3.40.50.1000; cog=COG0647; pfam=PF13242,PF13344; superfamily=56784; tigrfam=TIGR01452), with protein MLHIDDFDAYCFDLDGTIYIGNKLLPGVKETIDRLRRHNKKILFITNTSTQTREECRERLHHLGIQAKLDEIMTASYLSAVYFLEKSPDSLVYIVGENAILEEFHKFSLKMTDNPMDATHVLVGLDRCFTYEKLNLAMNAVRNGAKLIAANPDSLCPVPEGYISDTLAIAKAIEAASGRPIDQVIGKPSSFYGKKVLEKLNINSNRCLIIGDRLETDILLGKINNCRTCLVLTGASSKEDIEKNKIYPNYIVQNLQYLFFIK; from the coding sequence TTGTTACACATTGACGATTTTGATGCATATTGTTTTGATTTAGATGGAACTATATATATTGGCAATAAACTTTTGCCCGGTGTAAAAGAAACGATCGACCGATTAAGGCGCCATAACAAAAAAATTCTTTTTATCACAAATACATCGACACAAACAAGAGAAGAATGCAGAGAGCGGCTTCATCATTTAGGAATTCAAGCGAAACTGGACGAAATCATGACAGCTTCTTATTTGTCAGCTGTATATTTTTTAGAGAAATCTCCGGACTCTCTAGTCTATATTGTAGGTGAAAATGCGATTTTGGAAGAATTCCACAAATTTTCCCTAAAAATGACCGACAATCCTATGGACGCGACCCACGTACTTGTCGGACTTGATCGCTGCTTTACTTACGAAAAACTCAATTTGGCAATGAACGCGGTTCGTAATGGAGCCAAATTAATTGCAGCCAATCCGGATTCGCTTTGTCCAGTTCCTGAAGGGTATATTTCAGATACACTGGCAATAGCGAAAGCAATAGAAGCTGCATCAGGACGGCCGATCGATCAGGTGATCGGGAAGCCTTCCTCTTTTTACGGCAAAAAAGTTCTTGAAAAATTAAACATAAACAGCAACAGGTGCTTAATCATTGGAGATCGTTTAGAAACCGATATTTTGCTTGGAAAAATAAATAATTGTCGCACATGCCTTGTGTTGACCGGAGCCTCCAGCAAGGAGGATATTGAAAAAAACAAAATTTATCCGAATTATATTGTACAAAATTTACAGTATTTGTTTTTCATAAAATAA
- a CDS encoding sugar phosphate isomerase/epimerase (product_source=COG1082; cath_funfam=3.20.20.150; cog=COG1082; pfam=PF01261; superfamily=51658), protein MKRKICYSDLPLITKDPLKNVHDLIEYGADKVELLMDGEKWDDMEKSFKKLSSKLKELPIGYTIHPPAWDINLTSENKAIREASFLEYKKAIEFAGMIQASHVVIHPGFCFSPVFDKHLAKQRAEDYINQLCEFAKPLNVKLAIENVGYNGSSIFTQDEFISFLENIHDTAGYLLDIGHANLNGWDIPQIMKQTKDRLIALHVHDNNGTGDDHLPIGEGTVPWQEIFKTIHEQSIDCQLILEYAPGTPLEKLHEGKEILLKELSTE, encoded by the coding sequence ATGAAAAGAAAAATCTGTTATTCTGATTTGCCACTTATAACAAAAGATCCTTTAAAAAATGTCCATGACTTAATTGAATATGGAGCTGATAAAGTTGAACTATTAATGGATGGCGAAAAATGGGATGACATGGAAAAATCATTCAAAAAATTGTCTTCCAAACTAAAAGAATTGCCCATCGGCTACACAATTCATCCGCCAGCATGGGATATTAACTTAACTAGTGAAAATAAAGCGATTCGGGAAGCTTCATTTTTAGAATACAAAAAAGCGATTGAGTTTGCCGGCATGATTCAGGCTTCGCATGTTGTGATCCATCCTGGGTTCTGTTTTTCTCCGGTTTTTGACAAACATTTAGCAAAGCAGCGAGCTGAAGATTATATCAATCAATTATGTGAATTTGCTAAACCTTTGAACGTCAAACTGGCAATCGAAAACGTCGGATACAACGGCAGTTCGATTTTTACGCAAGATGAGTTTATAAGCTTTTTAGAAAATATTCATGACACGGCAGGATATTTACTTGACATTGGCCACGCAAATTTAAACGGTTGGGATATTCCGCAAATAATGAAACAGACAAAGGATCGACTGATTGCCCTCCATGTTCATGATAATAACGGAACAGGAGACGATCACTTGCCAATCGGTGAAGGAACCGTCCCATGGCAAGAAATCTTTAAAACGATTCATGAACAATCAATCGATTGTCAGCTCATCCTGGAATATGCACCCGGAACACCGTTAGAAAAGTTACACGAAGGCAAAGAAATTCTTCTAAAAGAACTTTCAACAGAATAA
- a CDS encoding sn-glycerol 3-phosphate transport system ATP-binding protein (product_source=KO:K05816; cath_funfam=3.40.50.300; cog=COG3839; ko=KO:K05816; pfam=PF00005,PF08402; smart=SM00382; superfamily=50331,52540), which translates to MKEIRFENVWKSYGKTHVVKGLNLTIHPGERLVLLGPSGCGKSTTLRMIAGLEEITSGDLYLNGVKANDIPSGKRNVAMVFQNYALYPHMNVVENITYGLKVQKVHKDEIQKRLNAVLEMLQLKGYENRLPKDLSGGQRQRVALARAVVKKSDFFLLDEPLSNLDAQLRVSARKELVKIHEMYKQTIVYVTHDQIEAMTIGDRIALMNQGQLQMVDTPENVYNRPANIFTAKFIGSPPTNIVDMDYYDGKVVIGKQSFLLHPMWIRQINESNAKTFVFGIRPEHLEIYKTPQENTLKGTVKYVENQGSSYSIYINLEGHEVIAMSEKKNWHPGEMVYLKPKMDRIHIFDQESTQSIGYPQELDLNESSPMNHKINVETYLS; encoded by the coding sequence ATGAAGGAAATAAGATTTGAAAACGTTTGGAAATCCTATGGAAAAACACATGTTGTAAAAGGGCTCAATCTTACCATTCATCCTGGAGAACGTTTAGTTCTTCTAGGTCCATCCGGATGCGGCAAATCGACAACTTTACGCATGATTGCAGGCCTTGAAGAAATTACTTCGGGCGACTTATATTTGAATGGCGTAAAGGCGAATGACATTCCAAGCGGAAAAAGAAATGTAGCGATGGTATTTCAAAATTATGCATTATATCCTCATATGAATGTCGTTGAAAATATTACGTACGGTTTAAAAGTTCAGAAGGTTCATAAAGACGAAATTCAAAAAAGATTAAATGCTGTGTTAGAAATGCTCCAGCTGAAGGGATATGAAAACAGATTGCCGAAAGATTTATCCGGCGGGCAAAGGCAGCGTGTCGCTTTAGCAAGAGCCGTTGTAAAAAAATCTGATTTCTTTCTGCTTGATGAACCATTATCAAATTTAGATGCGCAGCTAAGAGTATCTGCGCGCAAGGAACTAGTGAAAATCCATGAAATGTATAAGCAAACAATCGTTTATGTTACACATGATCAAATTGAAGCAATGACTATAGGGGATCGTATTGCGTTAATGAATCAAGGGCAATTGCAAATGGTAGATACGCCGGAAAATGTATATAACCGCCCTGCAAACATCTTTACGGCAAAATTTATCGGCTCGCCTCCAACGAATATTGTTGATATGGATTATTATGATGGCAAGGTTGTGATCGGGAAACAATCATTTTTATTGCATCCGATGTGGATCCGACAAATAAATGAAAGCAATGCCAAAACGTTTGTTTTTGGAATTCGACCTGAACATCTAGAAATTTATAAAACTCCCCAAGAAAACACATTAAAAGGCACAGTGAAATACGTGGAAAACCAAGGAAGCAGCTACAGTATTTATATAAATTTAGAAGGTCATGAAGTGATAGCGATGAGTGAAAAAAAGAATTGGCATCCGGGGGAAATGGTCTATTTAAAACCAAAAATGGATCGTATTCATATTTTTGATCAAGAATCCACACAATCAATAGGCTATCCGCAAGAGCTGGATCTGAATGAAAGCAGTCCGATGAATCACAAAATCAATGTGGAAACATATCTTTCATGA